A window of Cohnella herbarum contains these coding sequences:
- a CDS encoding metallophosphoesterase family protein, whose product MGLNTSENGMDSWLTDDRYPDLPEYYHAPLSQAIDRAKQAQSKGTVDLVFYTDPHHKPGGNQLLAAAAVKHAAKALSSDCIVVGGDIVENGPKDIVVLAQSEFMEAIRMPGCPALPTRGNHDDNSIHDFHRKLRGANHVIFPVEAYADIYQCLNGTVSFDKGNETGLYYCYDIPGKKTRVAMLNSVDIVYKIKADGMLQQNGQWEYAFSERQVDWFEHKVFDFTGLPESESWKVVIFSHLPIIQRGVKGYVDGEVENGEKIWKIIKTNRKHVVTCLFGHVHIDQMLYHDGIPMISTLNAVSYRNYDESPERTVGTASETAFDLISIDYSKGELRLTRFGAGEDRIIKFEA is encoded by the coding sequence ATGGGACTGAATACGTCCGAGAACGGAATGGACTCTTGGTTGACCGATGATCGATATCCTGATTTGCCGGAGTATTATCACGCGCCTTTAAGCCAAGCGATCGATAGAGCAAAACAAGCGCAGTCGAAAGGGACCGTCGACCTCGTATTCTACACCGACCCCCATCATAAGCCGGGAGGGAATCAGCTTCTGGCTGCGGCCGCGGTCAAGCATGCTGCTAAAGCGCTCTCTTCGGACTGTATTGTCGTCGGGGGCGATATCGTTGAGAATGGGCCGAAGGATATTGTCGTATTGGCCCAGTCGGAGTTCATGGAAGCGATCAGGATGCCGGGATGCCCCGCCTTACCGACGAGGGGAAACCATGACGACAATTCGATTCATGATTTTCACCGGAAATTAAGAGGGGCTAATCATGTCATTTTCCCGGTCGAGGCCTATGCGGACATTTACCAATGTCTGAACGGAACGGTTTCCTTCGACAAAGGAAACGAAACAGGACTTTATTATTGCTACGATATCCCAGGCAAAAAGACGAGAGTCGCAATGTTGAACAGCGTCGATATTGTCTACAAAATAAAAGCGGACGGGATGCTGCAGCAAAACGGGCAATGGGAATATGCCTTCTCGGAGAGGCAGGTCGATTGGTTCGAACATAAGGTGTTCGATTTTACCGGCTTGCCGGAAAGCGAAAGCTGGAAAGTCGTCATTTTCTCGCATTTGCCCATTATTCAACGCGGGGTTAAAGGGTATGTCGACGGAGAGGTCGAGAACGGCGAGAAGATTTGGAAAATCATAAAAACAAACCGCAAACACGTCGTTACCTGTTTGTTCGGACACGTCCATATCGACCAGATGCTGTATCATGATGGTATTCCGATGATATCTACGCTTAACGCGGTCAGCTACAGAAATTACGACGAAAGTCCGGAACGGACGGTCGGTACGGCGTCCGAGACGGCGTTCGATCTCATAAGCATCGACTACTCGAAGGGCGAATTGCGCCTTACCCGGTTCGGAGCGGGGGAAGACAGGATAATTAAATTCGAAGCATAA
- a CDS encoding metallophosphoesterase family protein — translation MNQYDQDTDIPDYFRAELSLIADKALKEQNDGIVRVLFYTDPHHMPGGNQLHAATAIRRLARSIPLDAIVCGGDFSENGPKEEVRQSQREILNALRVPECPLFPVKGNHDDNSIHDFHRKTGSTDHVIFPIESYEEWLKPLEGTVTFDKGNECGLYYFYDIEDKNTRIVILNSTDIPYVTADNGMLRQNGQWEYAFSERQLDWVRRKAFDFGGKANGDEWKVVIFSHVPIVQSGVTGADHEVSGGEAMWKIIRENRRHVATCFFGHVHYDQVLFKDDIPMISTLNAVSYKDFDDCPDKIKGTLSETAFDIVRIDYAKGELTATRFGAGEDRTVSI, via the coding sequence ATGAACCAATATGATCAAGATACCGATATCCCCGACTATTTTCGTGCCGAGCTATCGTTAATCGCCGATAAGGCGCTGAAAGAACAAAATGACGGGATCGTCCGCGTGCTCTTCTACACGGATCCGCATCATATGCCGGGAGGTAATCAGCTTCACGCAGCTACGGCTATCCGACGATTGGCACGCTCGATTCCGTTGGATGCGATCGTGTGCGGCGGAGATTTCAGCGAGAACGGGCCGAAAGAGGAAGTCCGACAATCGCAAAGGGAAATTCTTAACGCGCTTCGGGTACCGGAATGCCCCCTGTTTCCGGTGAAAGGCAATCATGACGATAATTCCATACACGACTTCCACCGAAAAACGGGGAGTACGGATCACGTGATATTCCCGATTGAATCCTACGAGGAGTGGCTAAAGCCATTAGAAGGTACGGTAACCTTCGACAAAGGAAACGAATGCGGACTCTATTACTTCTATGACATTGAGGACAAAAATACGAGGATCGTCATCTTGAATAGTACCGATATCCCTTATGTTACCGCGGATAACGGGATGCTTCGTCAGAACGGACAGTGGGAATACGCATTCTCCGAAAGACAGCTGGATTGGGTTCGGCGCAAAGCATTCGATTTCGGCGGCAAAGCGAACGGGGACGAGTGGAAGGTCGTGATCTTCTCTCACGTCCCTATCGTTCAAAGCGGCGTGACCGGAGCCGATCATGAAGTATCGGGCGGCGAAGCGATGTGGAAAATCATTCGAGAGAACCGTCGCCACGTCGCGACTTGCTTTTTCGGTCACGTGCATTACGACCAAGTTCTGTTCAAGGATGACATTCCTATGATCTCTACGCTGAATGCGGTTTCCTATAAGGACTTCGACGATTGCCCGGATAAAATAAAAGGAACGCTCTCGGAAACGGCATTCGATATCGTCCGCATCGATTACGCGAAAGGCGAACTGACTGCAACGCGGTTCGGAGCAGGCGAAGATCGAACCGTAAGCATCTAA
- a CDS encoding alkaline phosphatase family protein produces the protein MKQLAKRVIVIGLDGAGNMIDQARTPNIEAALSGGFITYSAQTVLPTISGECWGSMFHGVKPELHGLNNEKAETNKYPVDSPYPSFLRIVKEADPTAVIASFSAWKPINDGIIEEGVATYVSNVYADKHLVTEVAEFADKHSDFKAMFIQFDGIDGAGHNFGYGSPLYLEVIEETDGFVGSILDTLRAKDLLEESLIILLADHGGGGEDPRNHGSDHPKDATIFWGCAGPNVSDAAVAEPVLIEDTAAVVAKALGLEAPDAWSGKVPAGLFKETVE, from the coding sequence ATGAAACAATTAGCGAAAAGAGTCATTGTCATCGGATTGGACGGAGCTGGGAATATGATCGATCAAGCACGGACACCGAATATCGAGGCAGCATTGTCGGGCGGATTTATTACTTACTCGGCTCAGACCGTGCTTCCAACCATTAGCGGAGAGTGTTGGGGATCGATGTTCCATGGCGTTAAGCCGGAGCTGCACGGGCTGAACAACGAGAAGGCCGAGACAAACAAATATCCAGTCGATTCGCCTTATCCCTCCTTCCTGAGGATCGTGAAGGAAGCCGACCCGACGGCCGTCATCGCTTCGTTCAGCGCGTGGAAGCCGATCAATGACGGCATTATCGAAGAGGGAGTCGCGACGTATGTCTCCAACGTATACGCGGATAAGCATTTGGTAACAGAAGTCGCCGAGTTCGCCGATAAGCATTCGGATTTTAAGGCCATGTTCATCCAATTCGACGGAATCGACGGGGCCGGGCATAATTTCGGCTATGGCTCTCCTCTATATTTGGAAGTCATCGAAGAGACGGATGGATTCGTGGGCAGTATTCTCGATACTCTTCGGGCAAAGGACTTATTGGAGGAAAGCCTGATTATCTTACTCGCGGATCACGGCGGGGGCGGCGAGGATCCGCGAAACCACGGCAGCGATCATCCGAAGGACGCGACGATCTTCTGGGGCTGCGCAGGTCCGAATGTCTCGGACGCTGCCGTGGCGGAACCGGTACTCATAGAGGATACCGCCGCAGTCGTCGCGAAAGCGCTAGGTTTAGAGGCACCGGACGCTTGGTCGGGTAAAGTTCCCGCAGGTTTGTTCAAGGAGACAGTCGAATGA
- a CDS encoding ABC transporter permease, with protein sequence MQNQQLAHNLKFRKKESFLRKCVKQRYLILMVLPGFLVILVFKYLPMYGITIAFKSYDASLGFLRSPWIGFDHFKAFFDSPMSWRITKNSLLLAFYSLIFGFPAPIIFALLLNELRNRFFKRAVQTITYFPHFLSAVIVVGFVHEFTSVEGIINTIMSWFGATPRTLLYVSEAFRPIYISASIWQELGYGAIIYLAALTGVDPAQHEAAVIDGANRWQRLRYVTWPAIIPATAVMLILKLGTILSTDYQKVLLMYNPKIYETADVIETYVYRVGVQGGQFEYGAAVGLMLSVISFFLIIFANYFSKKVSDNSLW encoded by the coding sequence TTGCAGAATCAACAACTTGCGCACAATCTGAAATTTAGAAAAAAAGAAAGCTTTCTGCGAAAATGCGTGAAGCAGCGGTACTTGATCTTGATGGTGCTGCCTGGATTTTTGGTTATTCTGGTTTTTAAGTATTTACCCATGTATGGAATTACAATCGCTTTCAAAAGCTATGACGCATCGTTGGGCTTCTTAAGAAGTCCTTGGATCGGATTCGATCATTTCAAGGCTTTTTTCGATAGTCCGATGAGTTGGAGGATTACTAAAAACTCGTTATTGCTTGCTTTTTATTCCTTGATTTTCGGTTTTCCGGCTCCCATTATTTTCGCTTTATTATTGAATGAACTTCGTAACAGATTTTTTAAAAGGGCCGTGCAAACGATTACTTATTTCCCGCATTTTCTATCGGCTGTAATCGTTGTCGGTTTTGTTCATGAATTCACATCGGTAGAGGGGATCATCAATACAATCATGTCTTGGTTTGGGGCGACGCCAAGAACGCTGCTCTATGTATCGGAGGCTTTCCGGCCGATTTACATCAGCGCGAGTATATGGCAGGAATTGGGCTACGGAGCCATCATTTATTTGGCAGCGCTTACCGGCGTGGATCCGGCGCAACACGAAGCGGCGGTCATAGACGGCGCGAATCGTTGGCAGAGGCTGAGATACGTCACTTGGCCAGCGATCATACCGGCGACGGCGGTGATGCTCATCTTGAAACTCGGGACTATTCTCAGCACGGATTATCAAAAGGTGCTTCTCATGTACAATCCGAAAATTTACGAAACGGCGGACGTTATCGAAACTTACGTCTATCGGGTAGGCGTTCAAGGCGGACAATTCGAATATGGCGCCGCTGTCGGTTTGATGCTTTCCGTAATCAGTTTCTTTTTGATTATTTTCGCGAATTACTTTTCCAAGAAAGTATCCGACAACAGCTTATGGTAA
- a CDS encoding DUF5696 domain-containing protein: MSIHEQDHVFMLERAGIKVSIDKSSLTVKVEAGDATWETVPGAASLSWGLTPTDRIGIPLSSATKKAFSTIVSGTFKGVHVKVGPFSANGIEYGVYLNLSLLLNSHNGELVFEVHEPDGEIESISEIVWPGGFRFFGGGEADYTAVPAMQGYLIPGNWREPVRRYHQGMMYGRDAYMPWWGQYQDGHGYLAIIDTPNDSRLSVEHLPSVHTHLEAVWLHSLGRFEGIRRLRVRFKKGLDYVAMAKMYRSYVHSLGKLRTLAQKQALNPKLEGLSGAAVVHTGVHTRIAPESYYYDKTDPEKNDFAVPFEERAAQLKELGRRYGDKLYVHVDGWGLNGYDNLHPDVLPPSPTGGGYEGMRKLQETCNEEGILFAIHDNYRDFYHDAASYHPDLTIKDGEGKEEFSDYWAGGAHSWLCTSLSKGYVERNYDTLKANGIEPDGVYIDVFAVIPGDECYDPSHRMSRTECLAYRASCFEEIRSRGMLISSEEPADWAVPHLDLVHHAPYALDPGPGGGPAICVPAPLFSLVYHDAIVVPWSLERGAWGIPERDLGWLHGLLNGGVPYLSIQPTDGELEIVRTVARLHGLVGFAEMTGHEYVDGNWRRQRSMFADGTVVEIDLDEDGYRIMMADGEVWTNR, from the coding sequence ATGAGCATTCACGAACAGGATCACGTATTCATGCTGGAACGCGCCGGCATCAAAGTATCAATTGATAAGTCGAGTTTAACCGTAAAAGTGGAGGCTGGAGACGCGACATGGGAAACCGTTCCCGGCGCGGCAAGCCTCTCGTGGGGATTGACGCCGACCGACCGAATCGGGATACCCCTATCCTCGGCGACGAAAAAAGCGTTCTCTACGATCGTGTCGGGAACCTTCAAGGGCGTGCACGTTAAAGTTGGACCCTTTTCCGCCAATGGCATCGAGTACGGAGTTTATCTCAATCTTTCCTTGCTGCTGAACTCGCATAACGGCGAGCTCGTCTTTGAAGTCCATGAACCGGACGGAGAGATCGAGAGCATCTCCGAAATCGTCTGGCCTGGCGGCTTCCGCTTCTTCGGTGGAGGCGAAGCCGACTATACGGCGGTACCTGCCATGCAAGGCTACTTGATTCCGGGAAATTGGCGGGAACCCGTGCGACGGTACCATCAAGGAATGATGTACGGACGAGATGCCTACATGCCGTGGTGGGGGCAATACCAAGATGGGCACGGCTATCTTGCGATCATCGATACTCCGAATGACTCCCGCCTTTCCGTCGAACACCTTCCAAGCGTCCATACGCACTTAGAAGCCGTCTGGCTCCATTCGCTAGGACGTTTCGAAGGCATCCGAAGACTGCGCGTTCGATTCAAGAAAGGCTTGGATTACGTCGCGATGGCGAAAATGTACCGAAGTTACGTGCACAGCCTCGGCAAGCTTCGCACGTTGGCTCAAAAGCAAGCCCTCAATCCGAAGCTGGAAGGTTTGAGCGGGGCAGCGGTCGTACATACCGGCGTTCATACCCGCATTGCCCCCGAGTCTTATTATTACGACAAGACGGATCCGGAGAAAAACGACTTTGCCGTTCCTTTCGAGGAGAGAGCGGCGCAATTGAAGGAGCTTGGCCGCCGATACGGAGACAAGCTGTATGTTCACGTAGACGGATGGGGACTGAACGGGTACGACAATCTTCATCCCGACGTTCTCCCGCCAAGTCCCACAGGAGGCGGGTACGAGGGGATGCGGAAGCTTCAGGAAACGTGCAACGAAGAAGGGATATTGTTCGCTATCCATGACAATTACCGGGATTTCTATCACGATGCCGCTTCGTACCACCCGGACCTAACTATCAAGGATGGCGAGGGGAAGGAGGAATTTTCCGATTACTGGGCCGGCGGTGCCCACAGTTGGTTATGCACGAGCTTATCCAAAGGTTACGTCGAACGGAATTACGATACGCTTAAAGCAAATGGCATTGAACCGGACGGCGTTTACATCGACGTGTTCGCTGTCATTCCGGGCGACGAATGTTACGATCCGAGCCATCGGATGAGCCGAACGGAATGCCTCGCCTATCGGGCTTCCTGCTTCGAAGAGATTCGTTCCAGAGGGATGCTGATCAGTTCGGAGGAGCCCGCGGATTGGGCCGTTCCCCATCTGGATCTCGTCCATCATGCCCCTTACGCGCTCGATCCCGGTCCCGGAGGAGGGCCTGCCATCTGCGTCCCCGCTCCCTTGTTCTCTCTCGTATACCATGATGCTATCGTGGTCCCTTGGTCGCTGGAGAGAGGAGCATGGGGAATTCCGGAGCGCGACCTAGGGTGGCTGCACGGCTTGTTAAACGGCGGCGTTCCTTACTTATCGATCCAGCCGACGGATGGGGAGCTAGAGATCGTCCGAACGGTGGCCCGCCTGCATGGGCTTGTCGGTTTTGCGGAGATGACCGGTCACGAGTACGTTGACGGCAATTGGCGCCGACAGCGCAGCATGTTCGCGGACGGCACGGTCGTCGAGATCGATCTGGACGAGGACGGTTATCGTATCATGATGGCAGACGGGGAAGTTTGGACGAATCGATAG
- a CDS encoding helix-turn-helix domain-containing protein, which produces MNGLFRSVSTRYHRSSVLFKLLIVNMIFIILLTGLLGFNYSYLKANVKEQVVRTNEGFLKQLSGDLSGEWLEIRNMIYNFSVSLDTKLLSNNPKNSRSYYPTLLAYKNKITQTNLQLPFRAQLSTYFPNQDLVISSDGTRSLSVFYKNLDVKNGGEVCRCLLQDELERLHNFRNTIVFSYRLFPEGYIFVQIAKAELLAYLSNQTMLLDNVIVVSDRENQLYVSTAALDPAVSGQPLSELSGPIMIEGNKYTPISQTDPLFTYTVLFSQSQMQEKLQKANAYTFVLFALFLAVNLGFLFVNWSMFKPLRLMARTFNQWTTGPATKNEFAILSDTFKELNSATVSMKQEINEQADILEHNALLRLSTDENYTMKPNISRMLSAKYHSYAILTVIEENNQGQSVAAYAPLLEAALGQNGPFIRLHAHSDKSIFITSCSDAKALEALVSRVVESHPDPEGNELVFCGISSVHTRLEDIGKALHESTDAIDKHVPDLNHLKSVVLYQDRNSDQAAVIHLSIDKEQELVNYTLKGSTESLQQFFDKTIQKTFKNLTFEQFRNMLRYFHDLLLVIMNSKKISVEEVWAVPPAFSHTYHLQYLFRQIQEGYFLVSKRSALPITPLLEQIKKYIDENYADPDLSLTLIADHLAITHVYLSTYFKKHSGYNLNYYMHLVRIQAAIRLIQSHPNMTMKDIAEQVGYSNAGTFIRHFKKVSGTTPTQHVRLQQE; this is translated from the coding sequence TTGAACGGATTATTCCGATCTGTTTCCACTCGGTATCACAGAAGCAGCGTTCTATTTAAGCTGCTTATCGTCAACATGATTTTTATCATTCTGCTTACGGGCCTGCTCGGGTTCAACTACTCGTATTTAAAAGCAAACGTAAAGGAACAAGTTGTGCGGACGAATGAAGGTTTCCTGAAGCAATTGTCCGGGGATTTATCAGGAGAATGGTTGGAGATTCGCAACATGATTTACAATTTCAGCGTTAGCCTGGATACGAAACTGCTGTCCAACAATCCCAAAAATTCGCGTTCTTATTATCCTACGTTACTGGCTTACAAAAACAAAATCACGCAAACCAATCTGCAGCTTCCGTTCCGTGCGCAGCTCTCCACTTACTTTCCGAATCAGGATTTGGTCATCAGCAGCGACGGAACCCGCAGCTTGAGCGTGTTCTATAAGAATTTGGATGTTAAAAACGGCGGTGAAGTCTGCCGTTGCCTGCTGCAAGACGAATTGGAACGCCTGCATAATTTCCGCAATACGATCGTGTTCTCGTATCGGCTATTTCCGGAAGGCTATATCTTCGTGCAAATCGCCAAAGCCGAGCTGTTGGCGTATCTGAGCAATCAGACGATGCTGCTTGATAACGTCATCGTGGTAAGCGATAGGGAGAATCAGCTTTATGTAAGTACGGCCGCGCTTGATCCCGCCGTCTCCGGACAACCGCTTTCGGAGTTATCAGGTCCGATCATGATCGAAGGAAATAAATATACGCCTATCTCTCAAACAGATCCTTTGTTCACTTATACGGTTTTGTTCTCGCAAAGCCAGATGCAGGAAAAGCTTCAAAAGGCCAACGCATATACTTTTGTCTTATTTGCCCTTTTCCTCGCCGTTAATTTGGGATTTCTGTTCGTTAACTGGTCCATGTTCAAGCCGCTTAGGCTCATGGCGAGAACGTTTAATCAATGGACGACGGGACCCGCTACGAAAAATGAATTCGCGATTCTCTCGGATACGTTCAAGGAACTCAATTCCGCCACGGTCTCCATGAAACAAGAAATCAACGAACAAGCCGACATCTTGGAGCATAACGCGCTGCTTCGGCTGTCCACTGACGAGAATTATACGATGAAGCCCAACATAAGCCGGATGCTGTCCGCAAAGTATCATTCGTATGCCATACTCACCGTTATCGAAGAGAATAACCAAGGCCAATCCGTTGCCGCGTATGCTCCATTACTAGAAGCCGCTTTAGGCCAAAATGGACCGTTTATTCGTCTGCATGCCCATAGCGATAAATCTATATTTATCACAAGCTGCTCTGACGCGAAAGCGCTGGAAGCTCTTGTTTCCCGCGTAGTTGAAAGCCATCCCGATCCGGAAGGCAATGAGCTTGTTTTCTGCGGCATCAGTTCCGTTCATACGCGACTTGAAGACATCGGCAAAGCGCTCCACGAATCGACCGATGCGATCGACAAACATGTCCCCGACCTAAACCATTTGAAGAGCGTCGTTCTTTATCAAGATCGGAACAGCGACCAAGCGGCGGTCATCCACTTGTCCATCGATAAGGAGCAAGAGCTTGTCAACTATACACTCAAAGGAAGTACGGAATCGCTTCAGCAATTTTTCGATAAAACGATCCAGAAGACGTTCAAGAACTTAACGTTCGAACAGTTCCGGAACATGCTTCGTTATTTCCACGATCTGTTGCTTGTCATCATGAATAGCAAGAAGATCAGCGTCGAAGAGGTATGGGCAGTTCCGCCGGCATTCTCTCATACGTATCATCTCCAGTATTTATTCCGGCAAATCCAAGAGGGCTATTTTCTCGTGTCCAAGCGATCCGCACTGCCGATCACGCCTTTGCTGGAGCAGATTAAAAAATACATCGACGAAAACTATGCGGACCCGGATCTATCGTTGACGCTGATTGCCGACCATTTGGCGATCACGCACGTGTATTTATCAACTTACTTTAAGAAACACTCCGGCTACAACTTGAATTACTACATGCACCTGGTCCGCATCCAAGCCGCTATTCGTCTTATCCAATCCCACCCGAATATGACCATGAAGGACATTGCGGAACAGGTAGGTTATTCGAACGCCGGAACGTTCATCCGCCACTTCAAGAAAGTTTCCGGGACGACGCCCACGCAACATGTCAGGTTACAGCAGGAATAG
- a CDS encoding alpha-galactosidase has product MNPTTAKEPPVAHALHRWEAETRTLHYDYGGFPLMSMYIPEGVVPYYRQYSNGNLQSHPFIQQLYLALDKPASVKISFHLSEDALNMRPHRASKGQAILGQVGRPLLEGVNGLYDLLQDLLIDWHGTEWKWTNSSLKSDDAGRWHAELEVQGGLTPWIVNLRMHYYRTHLHYRHHQPWEWRPNLQPISGWSSWEAFAQGVSAEDIERTTAFLEAHFKDYGMEYVQIDDGYQSEVIPPDGEGKIADAWLYTNERFPNGHEEIAGEFRNRGFKAGIWTSAMVTNREFAELHRDHFEKDSNGDPLYGPWIFYVLKGNPEALAEHVAPFYQALREQGYEYFKTDQIRHYLFDGLHNAVNDGLITSEEASNQLREYLRCAREAIGDDSYFLVCWGVLTEAVGLVDACRIAGDSNASWTAVCKQMVESARWFHTQRILYLNDPDYVCVRTDEAWGRSLLSLVSLSGGLLMLSDKTELYDQSRIHAIQRCFPSLSTVTGETGPLDATYPLDLSLPQAPQGTIDEAFARALLGLDPDSRDPHPTASLWSIHFDTPSRRWCVAGRFAVVPLEEAKLELQALALAPNDEYHAFDFWKQRYIGKITKSIRLEALELGHCQIVGLYKAEDRPQLIGSSRHVSMDAVSVQDERWENHSLLLELRGVLGTTEHYWIAVPSSYKHEEHWATGLEIAIANCESTDDGNLLKLSVRFDQERGEAAIRFSTESDYLS; this is encoded by the coding sequence ATGAACCCGACAACCGCGAAAGAGCCACCAGTCGCGCACGCATTACACAGGTGGGAAGCGGAAACCCGAACGCTGCACTACGATTACGGCGGGTTTCCGTTGATGAGTATGTACATTCCCGAAGGAGTCGTGCCGTATTACCGGCAATATTCTAACGGAAATCTGCAAAGCCATCCGTTCATCCAGCAATTGTATTTGGCTTTGGATAAACCCGCGTCGGTCAAGATCTCGTTTCATTTGAGCGAGGACGCGCTTAATATGCGTCCTCATAGGGCTTCGAAGGGACAAGCGATTCTCGGGCAGGTAGGCAGGCCGCTGCTCGAAGGCGTGAACGGACTGTACGATCTACTTCAGGACTTGTTGATCGACTGGCACGGTACGGAGTGGAAATGGACGAACTCCTCCCTGAAGTCCGACGATGCGGGGAGATGGCATGCGGAACTGGAAGTCCAAGGCGGGTTAACGCCTTGGATCGTGAACTTAAGAATGCACTATTATCGAACCCATCTTCATTACCGCCACCATCAGCCATGGGAGTGGCGTCCGAATCTGCAACCGATATCGGGTTGGAGCTCTTGGGAAGCGTTCGCTCAAGGGGTCTCCGCCGAGGATATCGAACGCACGACGGCTTTCCTGGAAGCCCATTTCAAAGATTACGGCATGGAGTACGTTCAAATCGACGACGGATACCAATCGGAAGTCATTCCGCCCGATGGGGAAGGTAAGATCGCCGACGCATGGCTTTATACGAACGAGCGGTTCCCGAACGGGCACGAAGAAATCGCCGGAGAATTTCGGAATCGGGGGTTCAAGGCAGGAATTTGGACAAGCGCGATGGTGACGAACAGGGAGTTCGCGGAACTTCACCGCGACCATTTCGAGAAGGATTCGAATGGGGATCCGCTGTACGGACCGTGGATATTCTACGTGCTCAAGGGTAATCCGGAAGCCTTGGCGGAGCATGTTGCTCCGTTCTATCAAGCGCTTAGAGAGCAAGGATACGAGTATTTCAAGACGGATCAAATTCGCCACTACTTATTCGACGGCTTGCATAATGCGGTTAACGACGGGCTGATTACAAGCGAGGAAGCATCCAATCAATTGCGCGAATACCTGAGATGCGCGAGGGAGGCGATCGGCGACGACAGTTATTTTCTCGTTTGCTGGGGCGTGTTGACCGAAGCGGTCGGTCTAGTGGATGCCTGCAGAATCGCCGGGGATTCGAACGCGAGCTGGACGGCGGTCTGCAAGCAAATGGTCGAATCGGCCCGGTGGTTCCACACGCAACGCATCTTGTACTTAAACGATCCGGATTACGTATGCGTCCGGACGGACGAGGCTTGGGGCCGATCGTTGTTATCTCTTGTGTCGCTCTCGGGCGGGCTGCTGATGCTCAGCGACAAAACCGAACTGTACGACCAAAGCAGAATTCACGCCATTCAGCGTTGCTTCCCTTCCCTATCTACCGTGACGGGGGAAACCGGGCCGCTGGATGCGACATATCCGCTAGATCTGTCGTTGCCCCAAGCGCCCCAAGGGACAATCGACGAAGCATTCGCGCGCGCATTGCTAGGTTTAGATCCCGATTCGCGGGATCCCCATCCGACGGCTTCGTTATGGAGTATCCATTTCGATACTCCTTCCCGCCGGTGGTGCGTGGCGGGACGATTCGCCGTCGTTCCGCTTGAAGAGGCCAAACTGGAGCTTCAAGCGTTGGCATTGGCACCGAACGACGAGTATCATGCGTTCGATTTCTGGAAGCAACGTTATATAGGAAAAATAACGAAATCGATCCGACTCGAAGCGCTGGAGCTCGGGCATTGTCAGATCGTCGGCTTGTACAAGGCCGAAGATCGCCCGCAACTGATCGGATCGTCCAGGCATGTTAGCATGGACGCGGTTAGCGTTCAGGATGAACGATGGGAGAACCATAGCTTGTTGCTAGAATTACGCGGGGTACTAGGTACGACCGAACATTATTGGATCGCGGTTCCATCCTCGTATAAGCACGAGGAGCATTGGGCGACCGGACTCGAGATCGCGATAGCTAATTGTGAAAGCACGGATGACGGTAACTTATTGAAGCTGAGCGTTCGTTTCGATCAGGAACGGGGCGAGGCTGCTATTCGATTCAGCACGGAATCAGATTATTTATCCTAA